Below is a window of Mus caroli chromosome 2, CAROLI_EIJ_v1.1, whole genome shotgun sequence DNA.
GACGGATGCACGTGGAAGCTAGTGAACAAACCTCCACGCAGGGGAGCAAACTGCATGGCGTGACTCTAGTCAGATGCTCCCAAAGCCTGGGATTTACCACCAAGGGACAACAGACACTTGGAAAGATGACATGAGACTACTTCCATAGGCGACCCAGGCTCTGAGTTGTTTCGTTACTTTCTCTAAAGGAGCCAGAACGCTCTAAGTACTGTCAggagaaagctggagagatgatgacCTATGGAGCACACGTGCTCAGCATCTTAAGTATGATTCCCTTTCAGTGCTCAAAGAATCGCCTCCATTTTACTGGCAAGGCCAACAAGGGCTTGCACGCTGGTCAGGTGGTTTGGGAGGGATGCCAACGTTCACACCTGCACCTCATGGCAGCCCAAGCCCAAACACTCACCCATGCCACGCCTCCTCACACGGGAGGAGAGGCATGCTCCTGAGAAGGTGAGGGCTCTGGGGAacttggggtgtggctcagaaCCCTGGgctccaccccaccaccccacccagagcagagagggaggagtaCCAAGTATAAGCATGTGTGATTTCATCCATCTGATATGCAGAGAACAATGAGCAACTGTGAATTCCCACGTGTTGTCGATTCAATGTTGAACCTGGTCAGATCACGTGAGGAAAATGCCTGGAGCCCCAGTGTGAACAAATGAGCCTCTGGCCACAACCTGTGTCTGCCCCCTTCTGTTGTGAACATGCAGCTTGAGAGACTTTACCTGGGGACCAGCCCTACCATCATCCCCAGGCCCATTCCTACCCTGGGGAAATGGATGGACACTCCCAGGAAGTCAAATATCCTTTCAGTCCACTGTCAACACAGCAAAACATCATGGGGACCcctttctgcctgcctttcttcacCTTTGGTGACAACATCTTACATCTTAAATAGTAATTGGTCAAGTTGACCTGTCGTTCAACAGgatataaaacacatattttaaatagattattacattttaaaaattacttagtaGCCAGATATGGTGGCCTTAATCTTAgtatatatacctttaatcccagcacttaggaaactgaggcaggcaggtagatttctgtgagtctgagaccagcctggtctacatagtgagttccaggccagccaggactgaatagtaagaccctgactcaaaagattaaattaaactagaaatttttaaaaatactaaaattaaaagataaagaaagatctgtctcttaattttttaagtgcCTAATAACCCGAACTTGAGTCAGGCCAGTCAGGGTCAGGGCCAAAGCTTATCAGGTAATGTCATTAGCCAGCTCTGCTAGGGAGGAGGCATCAAAGCAGCTTCAAGGATCATCATCCAAAAGGCCAGGGGCTCAGCTGTGCCAGGCTTAAGGAGATCACCCGGGGGAGGACAAGGGCCTTCTCATCAGATTGGAAGCCTGCCACATGGGACGTGGGTGACAAGACTTCTTATCCTAACAGTCACGGTGAACGCCACAGGATGCCATGGCTGGAAGCCGGAAAGTGCTGCAAGAAAAGACTCTCATGGCTATTGAACACCCCCTCCTAGGGTTGTTCTGTCTGTGAGCtgaagaaaagaggcagagcCAAAGTCATGGCGCTATGTAATATGGCCGATTTGGCATGGTGGTGGTATGTAATACAGGTGGCTTTGCATGCTGGCTGGCTTCCTGCATCAGAGGGAAACATTTGCTCTCACTTCTAAATTATCATAATCTCCAAAGGTAAAAATCCCTTAGGCTGTGGCACTTGTCCTATGAGGTCCCCAAACCCTATTCTGTCTCTATCACCAGTCAGTGGGCAGGAAAGCCTCAGAACAAATGAGCACTGAATTACTCTCTCAGCTTAAAATTCATCAAATAATACAAGtctgcttttcagttttattccctccttctttctttctttttcgagTCAGGATCTCACAATGTGGCCCTGGCAAGGTAacctcaacctcacagagatccgcctgcctctgccttgccggggctgggattagaggtgtgcagcaccatgcctCCCGGCCTCCAGTTATATGTCTAAGAGAGGGAACATTCCTATGAGGTGCGATTTCATATGACAAGCCAAGAATTTGGTTTATACAAAAAGTTagtgttcttaaaaaaaaaaaaaaaccaaaaaaaccctcaaaacaatTTTCACATACCAAGGTGTGGGTGACACTGGAGCTTTGCCAACAGAGAACAAATAGAGTAGTAATGATTAAAACCATAGGGCAGTCactcaggagagaagagagaaaatggggtTCTCTGTTAACAGCTCCAAACCCCAAGACATAACAATACACAGTgtggacagagaaagaagccatCCAAGTGCCAGGCTGGGCCGTGGTggacccacctttaatcccagcactcaggaggcagaggcaggcagatctctgaatctgaggccagcctggtctacagagcgagttccagaacacgcagggttacacagagaaacaacaacaacaacaatcatcCAGGCACTTCGGGGTCATGGTCCCCTGTTGGGAATCATGGCCAGGTGCAACGTCAACATTCCACAGAGGACACGGATGCTACAGCCAGAGAGTGTCCTTGAGGCATCGGGGTATTTAACAAAGAGCCTGCCAGAGACAAAGGCTTATCTCAGAGTCAGCCATGGGGAAGCTGTTAGAAGAACAGCATTACCTTGGCCTCTAAACTCTAAAGAGAAGCAGAGCCGGGGAGGCCACAGCAGAGAATCCTGAAGCCCTGCTTTTCTCTTGACCCACACAATGAGGCAGGCTGCTCTCCCTCTGCCGAGCCTCAGCTCTCCCTCTGGGGACAGATTAAGGTCACATCTTGCCAGAGATGAGAAGAATCTGGCAGGAATAGCGCTGCTGGCAACATGGCGGCACCGCCAGCAGAGTCTGATGACTAAGCTTGTTCCCCAGGCGACCCCCACGCCAAAGGTACCTAGTAAGGGCCCCCTCTGAAATGGGACAGATAATTCAGCCAGTCACTGGACAAAGTACGTGGGAATCCTATTAGCCATTGTCCTCCTGTCCCTGTgtccttctctttcatttcttgtaaGTATCTCGCTTCAAAGTCACACTACAACTCTGGGGAGGAAGCCCTGGCGAGAAAGACTTCAGATACCAATACCCATAGGTCCCGTACCAGCCCAACAAACCAAACATGGTGCCGAACACTTTCTGGGTCAAGTCGTGGAAATAAACGGCCGTGCACAGAAACATCCACACCCAGATGAAGGTCAGGAAACCCAGGGCAACAACCAGGGTGGTGATGGCAGCATGGAGGTGGTGGCCGCGGTCTGTCTTCACCTCGTGCAGCACGGCCATCTCCTCCACGATCATAAGTGCACAGAAGGTCAGGAGGAAGGAGTGGCCTGAGATGTCAAAGCCATGCCAGAAGCCCCCTTCCCGGTGGCACTGCTGCTTGCTGCGATGCTCCTGTCTGATGCCCTCTAGGGCCGGGGACTGGTAGCAGCTGCCTGTGTAGTGCTCGATGTTGGAGAAGAGGGCTGTGCAGATATACCAGATGGCTGTGCCCACGAGGAGGGTGCTCAACCGCCGcaggaccaggctggtcttgccCGTCAGGTGGTAGTTGGTGAGGGCAATGAAAGGCAGGAGGAGACAGACTGTCCAGGCCCAGGCCAAtttaacaaaatacctgacagaggAGGAAAGCACAGGTGAAGACCAGACTTGGCAGAAAGGAAACAGTGTCGTCATGTTCCCAAGGGAAGTTATTTAAAACCCACCGAAGCTGTCCATCCAAGCAGCTATACCCTCTTTTATTCCTTAATACATGCTTACACAGCCTTTATTCCCTAAGTACTGAAACCAGTTAGTCCGTATCTATGTGACACTGAGCCATATAGATAGATCACGCCAAAGTGGAGGTCATAGTGGTAAGACTGAAGTTCAAATCCAGGACCTGAAATTTTCCAGTTAGGTTACTTTCTCAGGAAAGCAGTCGCTGAGCGTCTATCAAATGTCAGATGTGTTCGCACACATTCACAgtcagctgaggaggaaggggtcggtctttttttcttttctaagtatagcccaggctgtctcacACTGCCTATGCAACTGAGAATAGTCTTGaactctgaccctcctgcctccacctctcaagtagtgccattATAGGTACCACATCCAGTTCTATGTGGTGTTGGGGTTCAAACCTGTGTGCATGCTACAAAAGCACTCTTATCAACTGAGTTGTATGGCGGCCTTCATTTGATCCATTTCACAGATAGCTCTGGGGGCTCAGAAAACTGAACTTTGCCAAGGCCACATACACAATGGCAAACAGATTGAGCCACACTTTACACAGCTCCAAAGTTCATGTCTGTTTTACCACACTAGTGTTCTATTCTACAAAGCTGGTAAGTCTTATAAGGAAGAGCTTTAccggctggagagatagctcagcagttaagagcactgactgctcttccagaggtcctgagttcaattcccacaaccacatggtggctcacaaccatctgtcatggaatctgatgccctcttctggtgtgtctgaagacagctataatgtactcatacacattaaataaaactttaaaagaaagaaagaaaagaagaaagaaaaaaagaaagaaagcgagCAAGCTTTATTTCAAGCTACAAGACCACGGTTTGAATCCTGACGCTGACTCTTATTTATCTTCAGGCCTCAGTTCCCTCAGCTAGAAAAGCCTAGGGCACCAAACcgttttttaaaatctcttccaGATCCAGTGAGTCACTGCCAGTTCCCTCCCATTAATCAGCATCATGTCTTGGAACAAAACATTAGAATCCATGGCTACCCCTAAACAATTGGCGTGCCAGGCTGCTGGGCTCCTGGTTCATTAGGCCAGATAAAGCAACATCtgccatgtctctgcctcctctgtgctCATGAAAGGTGGCTGACCTGGAGATCTGGGCAGAAAGCACACGCCAAAGAGATCTGGAACAACTACCACCCTTACTCTCTATTCTTAGACCAGCCACGATGAGTGGGGAAGGATGAAGGTGGGCCAAGGACAGGACTCTTCTTCTCTAGGTTCCAGTAGTTTCTCAGACACCACCAAGGGCCCATTACTAAAATCTTCACAGGCTTGACAAGGAAAGCCTTGTTAAAGCCAAGGTCTGTCAGAAACCTGACCCAGTTGCCCAAAAGAGAAAACCGGGTTTGAAGTAGATTAACAAGAGAGAGGCAGATTGTCCACAAGCTGGAGACACTCACTAGTCTGAAGTATTAAGCTCACATGGATGGAGCAATTTCATCTTCCAAACTCCCTGTCTAGCTCCAACGGAGTGTTGTGCAATAAACTTACGATGTAAGTGTTTCTAAAGGACTAGGAAAGAAATAAGTGGAGTTTGAGAGAAGTCCCAACGAGATCGGCTGGGGTTGTTTTCCTGGGTGACTGCCATGCACTTTAGAGTACTGAGAAAGTCCAAGGAGATCCAGGAGAAAGGTCACCAGAGTGAAAAGGTTTCACGCTTGCTTCTACCAACATGGGGCAGGGACGGCAAAAGCTCTCGGGGTGGTAGGTGGGTCTAGAGCTTTTAAATCAACGGTGGGATTTTTgacacagtggttaagagaggGGTGTCTGACTAGCCGGCAAGAGGAAGGTGACATCTCCCCAAACAGGACAGGGGCGAGCGCCTAACTCTGGGGGCGGGGGAATAGCCGCTCCAATGTACCCACTGTCACTTATAACCCACCCGTCACCGACTCGATCCTCCTATCGGAATGCTCAAATACTAGGCGCGAATGTCACTCGCTTTCCCAGGGTCCCAGTGTCGCGACACGCGCGCGGACGCGGCTGTCAAGACAGGGCTCCCTCCCGATGACTCGCCCGCCCCAGCATCCAACTGGCTTCTTGGGGCGCGGGGGCCCGGAGCCCGATGCACTCACACGTTGAGGACGTTGCGCTTGTTGCTGAGGTAGCTCTCGGGCAGCGGGGACAGCTCCTTGACAACCGAGCCCGCCAGCATGGCGGCCACCAGCGCCCAGGGCAGGTGGCGCCGCACCGTCGCCCTCACCAGCGTCCCGCGGAGAAACCACGCGCAGCGCTCCAGGTGCTCCATGCCGGTCCTTCTCGGCTACCGTCCGCCTTCCAGAGCCTTCTCGGCCACCGTCTTAACCCTTCGCCCGAGCTGGTACCACCACATCCCCTCTGGGCGCATGCGCGCTTCCTGCAAGCTCCGCCCCTAGGGGCGTGTCTCCCTCTAGTGGCCTTGATGGGTCTCTGCAGAGTGCAGGTCTGCATTTACCTGCGCCGCTTCCACTCATCGCCCCCAAGCTACAGGCTGAGATCACTGCAGACTGCACTTTGCCTGGGCAACCTGCTCCCCTCATGTTTGTGGGATGGGATTTGCTTTCTTTAtctgcaaaacaaacaagagaccCACCTTTCTTAAGAGCTAGTTTGGGAGTTCTGTGTATTGGGTCAGATATAGGGTTTTTCAGATGAAATTTCTTTGCAAAGTCATTACTAAATTtaaatcttgtttttgttttttttttggtttttcgagacagggtttctctgtatagccttggctgtcctggaactcactttgtagaccaggctggcctcgaactcagaaatccgcctgcctctgcctcccgagtgctgggattaaaggcgtgcgccaccacgcccggctctaaatttaaatcttatttacttgttttgttttcagactggGTTTCTCCAAGTagtcctggctgacttggaactcatgctgtataaccagggtggcctcgaactcagagatcccctaaACTTGGCCTccagagtactgagattaaagtcatgtgccacttCGGATTTTGAGACAGGTAAGGGCGCTTGTTGCCAAGCCAAATAACCTGGATTCAGTCCTTGGGATCCACATTGTGGAAGGCATCTCCCAtaagttgttctctctctctctctctctctctctctctctctctctctctcagacacacacacacacacacacacacacacacacactaaataaataaacacagataaatagataagtaaataaatgtaagaatgaatcagctgaaaaaaaaaaaagaatgaatcaaCTGTGTTGTTGACTGAACATCTTGGGCATCCGAGGTTTGCAGAGCTCACATGAGGTACTGTTGACTCAGTCACTCAGTTTTGTCCCTTAGCTAAGCTCCTAGCCTGTTAAAGTCAGGGCTTCCCAACTGTGGGCTCTTCCTTAGTGACTGTAGTTTATAGATTAGCACTTTAAAATCAAGGTGAAAACACAAACCCATCACTTTctaattattttactgttttattattatttatgttcttgtctgtctattttgaaacaggatctctttacgtgaccctggctggcctagaactcactttatatAGACAGGGCTGGTTTTGAACCTGTGCTgtcttcctatctcagcctccctcttgggtgctgggattacaagcatgtgccatcacatctgGTTTATCTATGCCGGGACCTACCTGCATCCATTGTGCCTCCCGGGTACACCTTTgtgttctcttctccctcctgtgATGTCACACAGGGAGCTTGAAACCAGCCACAATAGAAGTATTTTCACTGAGGAAATTGGCAAGTGCTACACATCAGGCCTGTGTTCTGTCATCGCCTGTCTTCGTTGAGCTGTGCCTCCATTTGTCAATGTGTGGTTGAACTGAAATCACAGGTGAGCCGTGGAGACAAATGTCCAGTAAAATCAATAGCATTGTAAGCATCGGTGAGTTAGATTTACAGTGAGGAGTGCCATGGGAGCAGGGACTGGAGTTCGGTTGGTAGGATGCTTGACTAGtgtgcatgaagtcctgggttcaatgcccCGCACTGCATAAAGTCTGTGTGGTAGTACCTGACTGCAATCTCAGCACACCGGAGGTAAAGGCTCAGCCGCAGAGTGAGTTCAGGGCAagcctgagatacatgagaccaatcctctaaagaaaaaaaagtgttgtgTACACaactcaatttaatttttaaaatatcctggTGTGTctcacctataatctcagtacttggaaggaGGTCGGGGGAACCTTGcaaatttgagggcagcctggtctagatGAAGAATTCCAGGGCTACGAGGACCTATGTTCAATAACTAgtaccaacaaacaaacaaacaaacaaacaaacaaacagacaagctTGTCATGACTCACTGTTTATTTTACAATAGCACATGAGAAGTGTTGAAGATGAAATGTTAAGACATTGACGTGCAATGCCCTTGCCTTTTCCACCAGAGAGGGATAGAAGACTACAAGcaggtgatggagagatggctcagagggtaaagtgtTCACCATGCAAGCATGGGGACTTCTGAGTAGACCAccagcacccacagaaacaaccaggcacagtggtgtgCCTATGTAATTCCAGCACCGGAGACCCAGACAGGAGGGTCCTTGGGGTTTGCTAGCAGTGATCCTAGCAGGATCAGTGAACTCCAGcatcagcaagagaccctgcttcaaaaaatatGGTGGAGAACAACTGAGCAAGGTGTCTAACATTAActcattgacctctggcctctgtatggactcacatgtgcacatatggggtggagtgggaatggaggagggagggagggagggagggagggagggagggagagagagaaagaaagaaagtacccAGCACCCAGTTCTACTGTTCTGCTGCCAGGGACCTCAGTACCACTCTGCTGTTGATTTTCAactgttgttgtttgtcttttatatatacatactcatttAGAAGCATTGTTTGTGTACAAATAAGTGGGAAGATACCCCATCTTCACATACAGGAAGAATTAATGTTGTTGAAATGTGcacactgaggctggagagatggctcagcagttaagagcactgactgctccttcagaggtcctgagttcaattcccagcaaccacatggtggctcacaaccatctgtcatgggatccaatgccctcttctggtgtgtctgaagacagcaacagtgaactcacatataaaataaataaataaataaatcttttaaaaaaaaaaaaagaaaaaagaaatgtgcttACCATTTAAAGCAACCAACAGATGCGAAACAATTCCTATCAGAACTTTAATGTCCTATTTCAGAGAAGTAGAAAACATAATTCTAAAATTTCTTATAGATGTGTTACCACTATGTACATCTACACATCTTGTGTATGCCTGGTTCCACcagtggccagaagaggtcatcacatcccctgaactggagttacagatgatgtgtgtactggggatcaaacctatgTCCTatgtgtgctggggatcaaacccatgtCCTATGGGACAACAATAAATGCTCTtatgactgagccatttctctagctctttaATCCTAAAATTTCTATGGAATCACAACCACAAAATTAGCCAAGGCAGGCatgaagcaaaagaagaaacttTATTATACCACCTGATTTCAAACTACATTATAAAGCAGTAGTAATTAAAATATTGTGGTACTGCCATAAAAATATATACCTTGACCTTCAGAATAGAAATGAGGAGCTGGAACGGGTCTCAGTTGTcggagtgtttgcctagcacgcgcaaagccctgagttccaacTCTGGCACCGCATAGCCAAGTGTGGTAACATGCACCTGCCTGCAATCCTAGTATGTTGGAGGTCGAATCAGGAAGATCAGGGATTCAAGCTACCCAGGAGTACAGGAGACCCtatatagaaagagacagagacagagacagagacagagacagaggaaaggagggagagggagggagggcaggcaggcaggcaggccagagTCCAGCTCAACATCCAGTTCAGGTACCCAGGGAAAGCAGCAAAGCACAGCAGTTGGGGCCAAAAGCTGATGACTTTGGCTGTTTATTCTCTTTACCTCTTTGCTATTCTGTGGCCAAAAGCTGCTGATTTCTGTCGATTAACTCCTGGTGATAGAAGCAGGGGATTAAGAAAAAAAGCTTAATTACTAGGACTCTTTTCTGTCAGGCTCAAGAGGCTAACTTTTCataaatgagagagaagagaaaaaagaaagaagattggaaggaaggaaggaaggaaggaaggaaggaaggaaggaaggaagaaaggaagaaaggaagaaaggaagaaaggaagacagagacatgTATACTGGACGAAGCTGAAGAAGGCTacactgtcatttttaaaaagtttttattttatttattttatgtatatgagtacactgtagctgtacagatggttgtgagccttcatgtggatgctggaaattgaactcaggacctttggaagaacagtcagtgttcttacccgctgagccatcttgccagcccctacaTTGTCATTTTGTTGTAGTTCTTAGTTTTTATACTTTCTCACGATAATTGATCACATCGTTTCTAAGCATTTGTATATTTCATACATTCAGAGTAAGTTTAAGGCACTAGTTCATGTCATAGATCGATAAGACATAAGGAATTACATcagaattgtttacatgtctttccattaaGACCTGTACCTTAGTATACCTTCATTATCTGATACTAGCTccataagttcattataagtttaaagcaacaCTTTTTCACGTCATAAGTTAGCATTGTTTTGTTGGGAGAcaaatcatctgccttgtgtctcATTATTTTGAAGTCTTGGATAGATAGACTAGTCTGTCATTTATTCTGTCTTTACACCTGTAATAAATTGcccattcccagtttatgacctttagttaccAGATAGTAGCCTCGTTCCCtacctagaaggaatgttttccttgattaTAAACCtgttccaagcctgctttcttttcctagtgGAATGGGAAAccatgaaggtttacagagctctGTTTGCAGCTTTTCTTCTACAGGGGGCTTGAGATTACTTACATCAATTTAGGAATTCTGTAAAATCATTATTAGGGATTATGAaatcatccatttgtctacacAACATTACTACATGAAAGTACATCTTCGGACCCATTCTGCAGGAGATCTGCCCAATAGGATGGGCTGATGCCCGGGAATCACTAGGTTACATAATATTTACAGGAAAGTGATActagcagcaagaagcaatcccgGGATTGCTTAGGACCCTAAGTCTCTTAGGACCCTGCATCTCAGAGCGCACCCATCGCAGCCATTcaaaatggtgggccatctccagaaaactcacttgcttgccatagcctttcctagatggcttctgacaaaGAAAAAGGCTAGGAGAATCTCaaagttcgaggctagcctggtctacagagtcccaggacaatcagagctacgtggagagaccctgtcttgaaaaccaaaacccaaacaaacaaaagacaagccAGTTAACACTTTAgcatggagtggggaggaggtcaCAAGCCCCCACTCCTAACTGAACtcttgacagttgatggcttctagaggaggaagagtcagtttttcTTTACAGGTGTGGCTCCTGGTGGGTCAACAACACTCTAGTGAATGGTCCTACACTCCTGAGCATAAGAGAAGAACAAAATGAACTTGGTGGGTAATTTTGTTTAAAGTGAAGGTATGGGATTGGGAGGGGTGAGAAGGTGGACAGCTCAccagggaggagttggggaggtaAAGGGTGAAATGTgttcaaaatacactgtataaaagaattaattaaaatgttattaatttgaaaaaaaaaacaacaacaaagaaagcccAGAAATGAATTCATGTGAATAGCATTGGTTAttcatcaaaaaaacaaaacaaggattttttttttttttggtttcgagacagggtttctctgtgtagccctggctgacctggaactcactttgtagaccaggttggcctcgaactcagaaatccgcctgcctctgcctcccaagtgctgggattaaaggcgtgtgccaccacacccggctcaaaaCAAGGATTTTAAAGGATATTGGATATTTtgaaaggattgaacttttaatatgtaaaggctgtgggacttttaaagttatttaagatcttggggatgaataagaactaagggttgaggcttactagtgatgtgtttgtgtgtcaagttgacaaagggtcaattgtactggctagttttgtgtcaaNNTNNNNNNNgctggagttatcacagagaaaggagcttcagttgNGGAAATGCCTCCNtgagatccaattgtaaggcattttgtcaattagtgatcaagggggaaaggccccttgtgggtggaaccatctctgggctggtatagtcttggttctatgagagagcaagctgagcaagccaggggaagc
It encodes the following:
- the Fitm2 gene encoding fat storage-inducing transmembrane protein 2, which codes for MEHLERCAWFLRGTLVRATVRRHLPWALVAAMLAGSVVKELSPLPESYLSNKRNVLNVYFVKLAWAWTVCLLLPFIALTNYHLTGKTSLVLRRLSTLLVGTAIWYICTALFSNIEHYTGSCYQSPALEGIRQEHRSKQQCHREGGFWHGFDISGHSFLLTFCALMIVEEMAVLHEVKTDRGHHLHAAITTLVVALGFLTFIWVWMFLCTAVYFHDLTQKVFGTMFGLLGWYGTYGYWYLKSFSPGLPPQSCSVTLKRDTYKK